AGATGATTCTCAAGAGGAAGGACACAGATATCAGAAGCAATAAAACAGCTGTTCCCCCAACTCACATGGATGTTTGAAATTTTGTCCCAGTCATGCTCATCAAATCTGTTTCCTATTAAGTCACTTTCTGGGAGTTGGCTACAGCAGAAGGtacaaagaagaagaagaagaaagaatcGTATTAAATGGTTAATGAAACACTTTGTCTTCTTGATCCTGCCTCATCTCATTCCCCCCACCTGTTCCTGACTTCCACAAGGACTGAGCACTCAGATTAGCAGGAGAAACAATTAATGCCATGTCCAAATACACTGCTCTAGATTTGTTCATGAGCAAAAgctcaaaaatacaaaaaaccccagagctctgctcctttGTTGCTAAAGTAAGAACCACTTAAAGCAGCACATCTAAACTGGATGCATGCACTACACTTTGTGTATCAAAACCCAAACACATTTCTTAGTAAAATGTGGAGATgagagagctgcaggcagagccacAACCACACCTAATTTTTTACAACCCAACACCAATGACCCATCTAGAATAAGGAGGGAACTCTTAGAGCTAAACTCCAAGACATTTCATTTTTCACCAAGAACATAGAAAGACTTCTTACTTTATTGCCTCTATTTCTCGCTCCAAGTCCTTGATTTGCTTTTCCAagatctgtttttctgtttcagtctTGACTTTCTCCAGTTTCTGATTCCAATAACTCAACCTgttcaaagacatttttatcACTACTTAATAGGCTAGATGGGAATGAGGTCAATGGCATCAGAAGATGTTCagcaaggacaccttccccaGCACTATCACTCCCCCCTTCAAGTTTATTTCCACACAAAACTCTTCTCCCAGGTTTACTCACAGGGCACACTCATTGCCATATTTTTGCCCCTTCAATGCAATCCCTGACCCACAACAGGTTTCAGATAAACCCTTTTGGTGTTTACACAGAGAACCAATGATTGCTGCAACAGCCATGAAGactgtgccagccccagcacagcagtccCTTGCTGGACACACCATTAAGCCTCACCACATATTACAAATTCGGATTCAAGCCCTGCCAAGTATTTTAAGTTACACCACAGTGCCAATGGGAAGAAATAGATGGCTgtaaaatcccacaaacacaAGCAATTAACACAAGAACTTGCTGGAGGAAGGTGAAATCTCCACATCTCCCTTCTCCACCTCTCCCATGCAATGTTTTcagcaggagaaaagagaagtttTGGGCAGTACTCACTTGAGCAGCTTGGGCTGGAGCAGGCGCTGCAGGCGGTCGCTCACCACAGATTTCTGCAGCAGTATCTTCTCTCCAGTTTTCCCTAAAGCAGACAGGGGAGCACCCAGACATCAGTGCAAAACCACTGCCAGGAGACACCCACGGCTCCCAGCACCCCTGGGAAtgtcctccagctctgcagtgagaTTCCCTGCCTAAATAACCAACACTGTGTCAGACTTGGGCAAGGCACAGCCTCTGGCACAGTTTTATTGAGATTTCCAAAGAGACCCCAATAAAGGAATCACCCATCTGGAGCTGCATGTGTCCCTTCAACCTCCCTCATCTGGGTACCACCCTTGCACCACCTTACTTGGTTTAGGAGTGCTCACAAGAGCTGATGCAGCAGAACAAATCAAAAAGGAGTCATTAATGACtcattgaaataatttatagAGCACCCCATTCCCTTTTAATGACTTTTTTGTGCATCAATCAGAGGTGTTGATGTTTAACTGCAaacaggaacacacacacacacaaaataataGGAATATATACATTTGTTATATGAATATATACATGTTATAGCTCTTCTAGAACACTGAAGAGCACCCAGACTGACTTACACTTGGTTGAATGCAGCTGTTCAAAGGATTTTATGCCCTGAGCTGCCTTTTCCTTGGCATCTTCATTGGAAGGAGGGCCCTGATGAGGATTAGAAGGGTTAGATACACAGAGTCAGACAAAATTACTGTTTCTTCTTAAAACTCCAGCATGAACTGCTACAAAAACAAGTGGAAACTCAAATTTGTGCAAACCATCACACTCACACTGCTTAGTTACCTTTGTTAGCAAGAGCTCACAGCTACAtcactgaaatggaaatattacCAGTAACTGCttgaatatattaatatatggATGATGATAGTTGATTCTTGGCAACCACAAAAAGCCAAGATCTCCTTTTGCTGATGGCCTTTTAAAAAcacatgggaaaaaaagtagTAATAATTGcttcagaaaatataaaaactaaAGTACAGAAAATCTCAGAAACTCAGAAAACTCAGTTTCACAAACAATCAGATTTCAGTGAGTGCTTTAAACAGCAGCATGAAATTGGGTGGTGGAAATGAAGACAATTACAGTTAAATTAAACCCAAGAACATTCAAGCCCCTGGTGACTGCAATTCCACTCCCCAGAATTCACAGGGCTGAACAAACATTTCCAAAAGAGGGAGAGTGACAAGTGAGAAGAAAAAGGTTTCAGGCTGAGGAGTGACATTCAGTTACACCCCTGAAATGAGAACAGTTTAAACACATTACAATGCACATCCATCACTGAAAACACATCAGCCTGGAAGCTGCTTATATTTACTTACAACTCCTGTTACTTTATCCTTAAAGTATGGCTTCATGAAATGACCCAAAAACACATTTGCTGGTAGATTTCTGCCATCTCCTGCCTTGGCTGTTTTTGTACCTTCAAGCTCCCACATGATTTCCTTCTGCAATACACAAATGAATTGAACAGCATCAGTGTCTCCTCCAAATTCCTGATTTCAGAGAGCAGTGGCTGAACCCTCACAACAGCCCAGGCAAAGTTCAAATCTACAAATCAGTACAAAATCAGTTCAGGTAAAGGCAGGATTTGGAACTTCCTGAGTTTGCACAGTGCAGATGATAAAAAAGATCAATAAAATACTAATTTGTCCCAACAAGCTAAAATGTAACATGTAAAATACCCATTTTTTATTGTAAGAAAGCATGGAATCATCAGTTAAATAAACCACTGGGCTtgaggggaaggaaggattGCAAATGGCAAcacagaaaagcacagaaatgagCATTTCACTCCTGCTTTGCTCACCTGCTCTTCTTTGTTTTGTGCTATGAGCAGCTCCACTTCCTCAATCTTTTCCTTGATAACTTCCTGGTACACATGGTTCATCTGCAGGCAGGTTTCTGGATCCTGGGGCAGGCTTTCAatatcatcttcatcatcatcatcactgcTGTCTTCTCCTATTTCCACTTCCTTGAGGCAAATAAGacatttaggggaaaaaaacagtgaaaagcaGGTCTGTAACAATCAGTTCTGTAACTCAGCACATCCTCAGCTGAACCCTCTGTGCACCCACAGCCTGTGGGgactgcagggacacagagctctgacCCTGGCACATGGACAAATCTCTGACACTGAATAACAAATTCCTGGGCAGGAATGCCCAAAATTCGGGTTTTACTGAGCACAAAGCCAAGGCAATTGCCTGGACTTcccaggagcagggtgaggcTTCCCTTCCTCCCATTCCCTTCAATAGACAGCTGGAATTATACACTTAAAAAGACAACAGTTACCATTTCAGCATGAGAatcttcatcatcatcttcttcatcatcatcatctgctagacaaacaaaatacaaaaatgctGATTGTAGTGGGATAAAAGGAAAGCTTTAAAACCCAAATCTTTTCAATtaaagcacagaggaaaaagcacCAGAGAGGTCTCAGACATGACCATCAGTGGCTTTGGATACCGACAACGTTGTCAACTAAAAGGTGTATTTAGTTATACTCCACttatgcttttttgtttgttgtttttgttctgGAGAAGGAAACAAGAGCAGCTCTGGATAACTACAGCAAAGCTGAATCGTGGTTCTGCACAGGAGAGGCTCCGGGGGGTGCAGCCAAGCGGACATTCCAAGCCAGGGGAAGCACAGactcctcagcagcaggagccccTCGCCATAAGGCCATAAGGACACAAGGCCATAAGGACACAAGGCCATAAGGACACAAGGCCACAAGTCATACGGAGCCGTGTGTCCCGAGCGGGGCAGCCTGTCCGGACGGAGCCgcccgctgcccccggcccctcccggcTCTGCAGAACCGGCTGCAGGAGGCGCAGGAGCGCCGGGGGATGCTGCGGCTCACACTGCAGCTTGCGAGGCCCGCTGAGACCCCAGGATTTCACTGCTGGCGGAATTTGGGTGCAAAGGGAACGGGCAAAGCGCCGGTACCGgaggctgcccggggagcgcccCGAGACCCCCGAACCCGTACCGGAGCTGAGGCTGGAGCCGGACAGCTGGATGTCGGCCCCGCCGGGCTGCAGGCTGCGCTCCAGCTGCTCGATCTCCCGGCGGATCTTCTCTCGCTCCGCATCGAGGTCGAGGCCCtggggggagcggcggggcccggcccggcccggcccggcggacATGGCGGCACCGCTGCTCCcggggccccgccccccgctcCGCCAATCGCTGCTACGGCCGCGGGTCAGCTGATGGACACGTGACACCGCGCAGCCAATCCGAGTGGCGCCCGCCGCACGTGCAAGGCCAGGGGCGGGACCGGAGCCCGCGGAGACCGCCCCGGGCTGGGCCTTGAACGGGACCGCGGCACCGGGACACGGCCACAGCGGCACCGGGACACGGCCACAGCGGCACCGGGACACGGCCCACACCGTCACCGGGACACGGCCCGCAGCGGCACCGGGACACGGCCCGCAGCGGCACCGGGACACGGCCACAGCGGCACCGGGACACGGCCACAGCGGCACCGGGACACGGCCCACACCGGCACCGGGACACGGCCCACACCGGCACCGGGACACGGCCCACACCGGCACCGGGACAGCACGGCCACAGCGGCACAGGGACACGGCCACAGCGGCACCGGGACACGGCCACAGCGGCACCGGGACACGGCCCACACCGGCACCGGGACACGGCCCACACCGGCACCGGGACACGGCCCACACCGGCACCGGGACACGGCCCACACCGGCACCGGGACACGGCCCACAGCGGCACCGGGACACGGCCCACACCGGCACAGGGACACGGCCACACCGGCACAGGGACACGGCCCACACCGGCACAGGGACACGGCCACAGCGGCACCGGGACACGGTCACCGCCGGCCGGCCCACGGGCTTCTCCCGCTCCACAGCCAGAGCACTGAACGGCAGCGAGAGCCGCAGCCGAAACCGGGAACTGTGGGGTGCGCGGGGAGAAGGGGCCGcggccccagcccagcaggaacAGGGCTGTGCTCCGGTCCACTCCGGGTTCAGGGATCCGTTGGCTGTGGCTGCACCGCggggagggatggagaaggCAGGTTTGCAGTTTGGAGCATCAGAATGAGGCCAAGTAtcaaaaattcactttttagtAATGGTTTCCATATGAAAACAAAGTCCTTGTGTTGTGTGAGTCACTCACTGTCCATCCTCTGACACCTCAGAGATTCTGTCTATGGATTTCAGGAGATCAGCGACGAGCTGCAGGGATTCTGCTCCAGAGAGCAGCTGCCTGGAATGGGAGAGATGCAGTGTTAGCTGTGGGAATGGGCAGCCAGGCAGTTTTGGGAGAGTTTTCCCACATTCTGTGATTTATCAAGCAGCGTTTTATCAGGACTGGAAACCTCAGAGACCTATTTCCACCTATTTTTACTACCTACACTTAGAGAAAAACACATCACAGGTAAGAATATGGAGTAGCTCCTCTGGCACACAACACAAACCCCTGGATTTCAATCCTGAAAAACCCACAGAGGATGTTTATTGTGAGCCCAGTGCCTGGGAGGGTGCCAGGAGGgttttcccagcccagctcacctGATGGATGCTTGGGAGCTGGTTGTgacctgcagcaggtgctgcagAGCCACCTCTGCGTTCTGCTTGACCGCGGTCAATCCCTGGCCCGCCCGCAGCGCCTCGTTCTCCAGCCTGGAATTCCTCAGCTCAGCCTGGAAGGAAGGGGCACAATCCATGTGAAACAACCCCAGAACTCCAGCAGATACTCTACAGCTAATGGATGCATTCACACAGCAGTTTATGGGTGTGGAATGTAATAATTAACTAACACAGAGATAGCGAATACAATAAACCAATATGATAAATAGTGACTAGATCCCTTAACCAGACTGCCTGGAGGGAGTGTCtcccagaaccacagaatcattagGGCCTCTGGATGTATCCAGTCCAACCCCTTTGCCAAGGCAGTGTCACCTGgggcaggtgacacaggaacatttccaggtgggtttggatgtctccagagagggaaacTCCATGCATTCCCTGGACAGTTtgctccagggctctgccaccctccttagaaagaagttcttcctcagtTTCTGGCCATTGCTCCTCATCCTGTAACTAGGCACACCACTgaagagtctggcaccatccaGGCCCTCCCAAGCCTTTACTGAACCCGAAAACACACCCaacattttcctcagagcctgCAAAACCTGTGCAATATCCTTTCCACTGGTTCAATTCTGAGATGtatccctgcagccccagcaatGCTGCTCTGTACCTGGAGCTGTGCATTTTCCTGTCTCAGTTTGGCAGCGCTGTTCTCAGCTTTGGCAGCCCGTTTCTGCAACAGAACAGAGATTACTGAAACCACAGTGTGCTGAGGATAAATCAGGCAGCTTGAGCTACGTGGGAATGAGTGATTCCAGCACAGAACTTGGAGGGATATGGTTTGTGTTACACCATGCCATGTTCTGAATGTTTCAGGAGGTAGGAAcagctccctccttccttcctcactgCTCCTTTCTGGGATCTGCAGaacctccccaccctcacaggggacattttcttcctgatatctgatctaaacctaAAGCCATCTCTTACAGTCATCAGCTGGAGATTCTGCTCCACATGCTGCACTATTGCTTCCAAATCctgtgcttctttttcttctttgattttgttttcctcaagCTTCTTCTCAAGCTCCCtcattctaaaataaaataagagatGGCACACAATAAGCATCTGTTCCATTAAATACTTTAGGAAGGAAATTCTGTGGAAGGATCAAGAATCTCATGGTTTCATGTTataaggaaaattaattcttcTCACGCACTTGTCTGCTTGAGTTTCAGACAGAATCTGAAGCTTATTGATCTTGCTTCTTAAAACAGCATTCTCTTCTTTTagctaaaaaaaagaaataaaaaattattattaggATTGAAGTGCATTTTCACAACATTACCAACAATCCAAGATGAGTAACAGAATATTCAGCTTTAATACTGGAAATCCTTGCACTTTCTAATACATTCAAGCTTAATTTTACCTTCAGTTTACCCATCTGGAAACCACTGTGGGGCACAGGAATGTGGCACTGAACCACCAGTGCAAATGTGACTAATTAATGTTAAATAAACATGACCTGAAGGTGCAGGAGCTCGAGGAAGTCACCCGGGTAATGCGCAGGGCAGTAGGACAGAGAAAGTATCGGACCTGCTCATGCTGAAAAGCACATTTCCAGCCTTAATTCTGTTCCTCAGCATCTCTCGGGGGCAGCAGGCTGTGAGGCCGAGCTGTGTAAGAGCCCAGCGCCCGGCTcggagctgctctgcctggggaagGTGCCGGGAGGGCGGGCAGCGCTCACCTGCTCGTAGCTCGGCTGCCcgggggggagcggggccgcgcTCAGGTGGGCCTGCTCCACGGCCAGCGGCTGGTAGCTCTCGctccattcctcctcctcctcctcctcctcctcctgctcgtCCCCCGACTCTGCGGGCACGACGGGCCCGGGCCAAGCCGCCTGcggaggggacagcggggttGAGGTGAGCGTCTTAACGCGAGGGATCCCGGCTGCGCTGCCGCCCAGGGCTTTACCTGCGTGCCGCCGAGGGACTTGGAGCGGACGAACTCGCAGAAGGAGAAGGGGTTGGGCTCGGCCGGGGCCCCCGGCAGCGGCTCCGGCAGCGGCGGCGCCGCCATGGCCGCCTCAGGGCGGGGCAGGGCGGGGCGGGGCCTCCGCTCGGTCTCCCCTCGGTGCGGACCAATGAGCGCACGGCTGCAGCCGCCGCGCCCAATCGCGGCCCCGCCCTCGCCCCGCCCCCGAGGCGCAGCCCCGCCCCCTGACCCCGCGCTCCCTGTGGCGGCAAGATGGCGGCGGCCATGGCGTGGCTGCGGCGCGGTGCctgcggcccggcccggcggtGAGCGCGGCCCCGGCACGGCGCGGGGGGGACACGGCGctggggacagcgcggggacgGGCGGGGAGGGGCCGCAGCGCTCGGGACCCGGTCTGGGAGGGGATCGACGCTCGGTACCGGCGTTGGCGGAGCACTGTGGGGCCCAGCCCGTGacggtgtccccggtgtcccgcAGGTGCGGGCTGGCGGCCGGCCGGAGCTACAGCGGCGGGGGCGCGTACCCCAGCGTGTCGCTGACCTGCCCGCTGCCCGGCGTGCCCAAGGCCGTGTTCGCGGCCGCCGAGAGCCGGGAGCGCTTCGAGACGCGGGTGACGGTGCTGGAGAACGGGCTCCGCGTGGCCTCCCAGAACAAGTTCGGGCAGTTCTGCACCGTGGGCAGTGAGTA
This genomic window from Poecile atricapillus isolate bPoeAtr1 chromosome 20, bPoeAtr1.hap1, whole genome shotgun sequence contains:
- the ENTR1 gene encoding endosome-associated-trafficking regulator 1, coding for MAAPPLPEPLPGAPAEPNPFSFCEFVRSKSLGGTQAAWPGPVVPAESGDEQEEEEEEEEEWSESYQPLAVEQAHLSAAPLPPGQPSYEQLKEENAVLRSKINKLQILSETQADKMRELEKKLEENKIKEEKEAQDLEAIVQHVEQNLQLMTKRAAKAENSAAKLRQENAQLQAELRNSRLENEALRAGQGLTAVKQNAEVALQHLLQVTTSSQASIRQLLSGAESLQLVADLLKSIDRISEVSEDGQ